The sequence GGACACAGTGCCGCCACTCGCTGCGCACAGGGATGACATGGCGGCCGTTGCGCACGGTGACAAGCGCTTCTTGCAGGTACTTGCGCGTCTCCGGCGATTTGAGGATGCTCTCCAGTCGCCCCTTCAATCGCCCTTCCGTCGCCGCGATGCGCCGCCGGATTTTAGCCAGTTCAGCGCTGGCCTGATCGTCGACCTGTTCATGGACGATCGACTGCTCAATTCGCTCCATCACACCGGTCAGTTCGTGGATGGACAAGGCGTAGGCGCTGACCATCGGCGCCGTATGGCGCAACTCCTGCATCACTTTTTTCAGTTTGTTCCCGTCCCGCAAAAAGCCGTGCAATGCCGCCAGTTCCTGCGCCGTCAGCACATACCCTTTCTCCGGTTTGTCCAGGATTTTTCCCATGTCTGTCAAGGCGTGGAGCGGCACGCCGGAACGCCGGTGCAGTATGTCCCGCGCTTCCGTCGTCTCCTGAAGCCACCGCTCCACCGTCTTTTGCTCCCCTGCCGGGGTCAGGTTGTCGATCATCGCTTTCGCCTGGTCGGACAAGGCGAATTCTTTGATCCGTTCTTTAATCTTGTCGAATTCGAGCATCTGCATGGATTTCATCATCTGTTCCTCCTCTGTCATCGCGCGACATGTCATCGCGAGACTTTTAAAATAAAAAAGGTTGTCGATGAACCGTCGTTCACCCACAACCTTCTCCTGGCATCGCCAATGCACCCTTGTTGGGAAGCCCGATCCAATCGGGTGACGTCAACACCAGGTCAACGCCGCCCGGAAAGGACACCGCACCCCAAAAGGGCATAAAAATGCCGTGCTAGGACAGCACGGCATGCATTGATCTTTGCATTCCGAATTGGCTGGCGAGCAAGCCGCTGTTCTGAACAATTCAGACCTGAAAAGGGTAGAAAAATCTAGCCCCTGAAACAGCAACGTCAATCGCACCGCTCACATTCCTGTGATCGGGGTTGCGCCGCTTAGAGGGGATTCCCTTTCAGACCTTATGGAATTGTTAGCTCAGAACAACCGCAGACATACACCATACTCCCAATCGTTTTTACGCATTTACCTTAGCAGGAAAAACAAATCTTGTCAAGTTCGACGCTGCCTGCCGATCATCGCCAAAGACGACTCATCGAGGCGAGAGGAAAATTTCACCGTTTCTGGCTGTCATTCATATGTTATGGCAAACCGACGTCTTTCCCGAACGGAAGACATCCCAGCGGAAAAGACAGGATGATTGTTTGGCAAGGAAGGTGTCACCTCGATGTATGATGACGATGATGAACTGTACGGGGCCTCCCAGCAGCCTGCGCCTGGGCTGCCGCCCGCCCGCAGGCCCCAGCCCGGACCGGGACCCTTCCCCGGACCGGGACCCTTCCCTGGACCGGGACCTTTCCCTGGACCGGGACCTTTCCCCGGACCGGGACCCTCTCCTGGACCGGGACCCTTCCCCGGACCGGGACCTACACCGGGAGAACCGGAAGAACTCGGTGAGTTCCGCCGGCGCGACCTTGTTCCATTCTACCGCTACTTCAATCCCACGATCACCGATCATTTTTACACGACAAACTTCAATGAACTCGGCTTTGGGCGAAGCGGTTACCGCTTCGAAGGGATCGCCTGCTTGGTCTACGCAAGGCAACGGCCCGGCACAACGCCCCTTTACCGCTACTGGAACCCCACCATCGGCGACCATTTCTACACGACTAATTTCGGCGAACTCGGTTCAGGCGCCCAGGGATACCAGTTTGAAGGAATCGCCTGCTATGTCTTCCCCACCGAGCGCCCCCGAACGGTTCCCCTGTACCGCTACTGGAACCCCACCGCCGGCGACCATTTCTACACGATCAATTTCAATGAGTTGGGCAGGGGCAGCGGCGGTTATATCTTCGAAGGCATTCAATGTTATGTCTATCCCACCTTCCCCTTTTTCGGCCGGTAAACGGTCGCCCTATTGAAAACGTGCAAACCCGCCAGGAGACATCGTCTTCACGTATCGGCAAGGTGTGCGAAAGAAAGGCAAGACTACGGGTAAAAACACAGGCAAGAACAACTTTATTGCACCATCGTCGCCAAAATAAAGCGCAAAAGGGCGGTTCCGAAGGAAACTCGGAACCGCCCTTATTCTCTATTGATTTTGCGACCCAGAGCGCTTATTCCAGGATCAGTTCCCGCAGCGGGCGCTTCGGCACATGGTGAGTGCCATCCTCATCACGCCAGTATTTGACGTCGCCATCTGCTCCGATCTGCTCGATGACCACCGTCTCTTTCGGTTTGCCCAGCGCGATGACGAGCAGGATCTCGTAACGCTCGGGGATCTGCAAGGCTTCCGCCAGTTCCTGCCGCTTGATGGAAGCGATGATGCATCCGCCCAGGCCTTTTTCCACAGCCCCGAGCAGGATGCTCTGGCTGGCAATGCCATGATCGACGAAGTAGTTTTGGCTGATCTCCCGGTCTCCAAGGATAACGATATAACCCGAGGGTCTTTCCCCGGCTACCGGTCCCGGCCATTCTTTCAGATAACCCGCCCAAGAGAGGGTGGGGAAAATCTTATCGTTTTTCTCCCGGTCATGAGAAAGGATGTACTTTAACGGTTGCCGGTTCGCCCCGGAGGCAGACAGGCGGGCCAATTCGATCAGTTCCGTAAGTGTTTCCCGGCTGATGGAATGGCTCTCGTGAAAGCGACGGAAGCTGCGATTGCGTGCGACGAGTCCGTAGAGCATGGAACAACCCCCTTGTTGCTGTCATCACAATTAGCATACCATGAAGCGGGCGATCGCGCATGCCCTTTTTTCAAGCGCCGGCGAGAGACCCATCGGAGAAAAGGCTTTCCTTCCCGGCGTTGAAAAGGATAGAATAGTAGCGGCGCCGCCGCTGCGGCGGGATGGGAGGAAATGCGAAAATGTCCGACTCTTTTTTTGGTGAAGTGAAAAGGGCCGCCTTTCTCCGCCGGCCCAACCGTTTTATCGTCGAATGTGACCTGGAGGGAGAACCGGTCCGGGCCTACCTGCCCAATCCGGGTCGCCTCTGGGAGTTATTCTTTCCCGGTGTGACCCTCTTTCTTTCCACCGCTCCCGAAGGCCGTCGAACGGCCTATACGGTCGTCGCCGTCGAACGGGACGGACTGCCCGTGATGCTGCACACGCACATGACGAACGAGGTGATTCACCGGCTGCTCACGGAAGGGCGCATCCCAGGGTTAGAGGATGCCGCTGTCGTCCGGCCCGAAGTAAAAGTCGGCCGCCACCGCTTTGATTTTCTGCTGGATCGCCAGGGAAAGCCCTTCTATCTGGAGGTAAAGTCATGCACCCTTTTTGAAGGCGCCATGGCCATGTTCCCTGACGCCGTCACCGATCGGGGCCGGCGCCATCTGGAAGAACTGGCCGCCCTCTCCCGACGGGAAGGGGTGGCTTGCGGCGTTCTCATCGCCGTGCAATGGCCCCGGGCGCGCTGGTTTTTGCCCGATTATCACACCGACTTCGCTTTTGCCCAGACCTTCCTGGATGTCCGCCATGACCTGTGGCTGCAGGCCCTCTCCCTGTCCTGGCGCGACGACCTGAGCCTGGGCGACGCTGTCGCTCCCGTATCCATCCCCTGGAGCTTTCTCGAAAATGAGCTCCACGATGGGGGTTGCTACCTCCTCGTCCTGGCGTTGACAAGGGAAACGCCCCTGACCATCGGCAGCCTGGGAGAGCGGATCTTCCCCGCCGGCTATTATGTCTATACAGGCAGCGCCAAGAAAAACCTGACCCAGCGGATCGATCGCCACTGCCGCAAGCGCAAGAACTTCCACTGGCACATCGATACCCTGCGTGACGCCGCAGCAAGTTGCACCGCCTTGGCCGTACGGACGACAGAGGATCTGGAGCATGAACTTGCCCAGGCGCTGCGGCCCATCGCCCAAGGGGAGACGCCCAATTTCGGCTGCTCCGACTGTTCCTGTTCGAGCCACCTGTTCTATTTTGCCGAAAATCCGCTGCGCCAGCGGGCTTTCATCAACCTGTTGCAGCGATTCCGCATGGGGCGCGTCGAAGAGCGGTTGCTCTCTCCCGCAAAAGCATAGCGATCCGAACAGGGCACGCCCTGACCGGTAACTAGCCTGAGAGCATGTGATGGCATGTGAACGCAATGTCGGCAACAGCCATGGGATAGCCGGACAACCCATTTTACATGTCTTTGGCGAAACCCTGGATTTTTTCCGCAGCCAGGGCCAATTGCTCCATCGCCTCGGAGATCTGGTGGGTCGCCTGGGCTTGGGCGGAGCTCAGTTCATCGGACCGCGCGATTTTCTGACCCATCTTATGGATGTCCTCGGCGATGCTGGTGAGGATGTTCTTGATCTCTTTCACCGATTGTTCACTGTCCATGGACATCTTGCGGATCTCGCCGGCGACGACAGAAAAGCCCCGACCATGTTCGCCGGCGCGAGCCGATTCGATGGAGGCGTTTAACCCGAGCAGGTTGGTCTTGCTGGCGATGCCGGTGATGAACTTGAGGATGTCATCGGTCTTTTTCAGGCGTTGCAGCACGGCATCGCTGGAGGTCTTCAATTCCGAGAGATGGGCGGCCAGGTTGCCGGCCGTGGCGGCCACCTCCTGGCTGGTGGCCGTCATCTC comes from Heliomicrobium gestii and encodes:
- a CDS encoding nitroreductase family protein, yielding MLYGLVARNRSFRRFHESHSISRETLTELIELARLSASGANRQPLKYILSHDREKNDKIFPTLSWAGYLKEWPGPVAGERPSGYIVILGDREISQNYFVDHGIASQSILLGAVEKGLGGCIIASIKRQELAEALQIPERYEILLVIALGKPKETVVIEQIGADGDVKYWRDEDGTHHVPKRPLRELILE
- a CDS encoding methyl-accepting chemotaxis protein; the protein is MDHRETTGADVLTLIINSAPFFKTILPVDCMLAVTDTERFVYYAPGKGIDVKVRVGEAVKPGDGMYEVLRSGSPQVTVVPKEAYGVAFKAVTAPVRNEQGQIIGAMGMGVNVTAQLELQDIAQSLAASSEEMTATSQEVAATAGNLAAHLSELKTSSDAVLQRLKKTDDILKFITGIASKTNLLGLNASIESARAGEHGRGFSVVAGEIRKMSMDSEQSVKEIKNILTSIAEDIHKMGQKIARSDELSSAQAQATHQISEAMEQLALAAEKIQGFAKDM
- the sfsA gene encoding DNA/RNA nuclease SfsA, whose amino-acid sequence is MSDSFFGEVKRAAFLRRPNRFIVECDLEGEPVRAYLPNPGRLWELFFPGVTLFLSTAPEGRRTAYTVVAVERDGLPVMLHTHMTNEVIHRLLTEGRIPGLEDAAVVRPEVKVGRHRFDFLLDRQGKPFYLEVKSCTLFEGAMAMFPDAVTDRGRRHLEELAALSRREGVACGVLIAVQWPRARWFLPDYHTDFAFAQTFLDVRHDLWLQALSLSWRDDLSLGDAVAPVSIPWSFLENELHDGGCYLLVLALTRETPLTIGSLGERIFPAGYYVYTGSAKKNLTQRIDRHCRKRKNFHWHIDTLRDAAASCTALAVRTTEDLEHELAQALRPIAQGETPNFGCSDCSCSSHLFYFAENPLRQRAFINLLQRFRMGRVEERLLSPAKA